One stretch of Roseovarius mucosus DNA includes these proteins:
- a CDS encoding threonine dehydratase, which produces MAAWRIFIHSVQMIFNNLPQVVRIVLVPMGIGIATLVLFAVLGVSMDGTDTEGATGGQIAGLILLALVLIGLALWVIVAWHRFILLAEYPQGWVPMLRTDRMLSYIGHSLWLGLVMMGLMLPLFLVVGVVGGVVPLIVTIVSVVVIVAANVVFFRLSTILPAAAIGKPLALKEAWTATEGSSATILILVLILGVAQFALQLLLGLLLLTPVIGVVLMVLGTVVSGLVNISILTTLYGYYIEKRAL; this is translated from the coding sequence ATGGCGGCGTGGCGTATTTTTATCCATTCAGTGCAGATGATTTTCAACAATCTGCCTCAGGTGGTCCGGATTGTGCTGGTGCCCATGGGGATCGGGATTGCGACGTTGGTCCTTTTTGCGGTTCTGGGTGTCTCGATGGACGGGACGGATACGGAGGGCGCCACGGGGGGACAGATCGCGGGGCTAATCTTGTTGGCGCTTGTGCTGATCGGTCTGGCGCTCTGGGTCATTGTGGCGTGGCACCGCTTTATCCTCTTGGCGGAATACCCCCAAGGCTGGGTGCCGATGCTGCGCACGGATCGCATGCTGTCTTATATCGGACATTCGCTCTGGCTTGGCCTTGTGATGATGGGCCTGATGCTGCCCCTCTTTCTGGTGGTTGGGGTTGTCGGCGGCGTGGTGCCACTGATTGTCACGATTGTGAGTGTCGTGGTGATCGTCGCGGCCAATGTGGTGTTCTTTCGGCTCTCGACGATCCTGCCTGCGGCGGCGATTGGCAAGCCGCTTGCGTTGAAAGAGGCGTGGACCGCGACCGAAGGCAGTAGCGCTACGATTCTGATCCTTGTTCTTATTCTGGGGGTGGCGCAATTCGCGCTGCAGCTTTTGCTTGGGTTGCTGCTTTTGACGCCGGTGATCGGGGTCGTGTTGATGGTGCTGGGCACGGTGGTGTCGGGTCTGGTCAATATCAGCATTCTGACCACGCTTTACGGCTATTATATCGAAAAGCGCGCGCTCTGA
- a CDS encoding nucleotide exchange factor GrpE, with translation MAEPKEDSFLDDIEEAAAQERERMDDDMSDEAVELDALRAERDALRDKFMRALADAENARKRSEKDRREAENYGGSKLARDMLPVHDNLKRALETVNEEQRAASAALFEGIELTLRELLNVFTKHGITVIDPQVGDRFDPQHHEAMFEAPLPGTKAGEIIQVSTQGFMLHDRILRPAQVGVSSNRG, from the coding sequence ATGGCAGAGCCGAAAGAAGACAGCTTTCTCGATGATATCGAAGAGGCCGCCGCGCAAGAGCGCGAGCGTATGGATGACGATATGAGTGATGAAGCGGTGGAGCTTGACGCGCTGCGCGCCGAGCGGGACGCCCTGCGCGACAAGTTCATGCGCGCGCTGGCTGATGCCGAGAATGCGCGCAAGCGGTCCGAGAAGGATCGGCGCGAGGCCGAGAATTATGGCGGATCCAAGCTGGCGCGCGATATGCTGCCGGTGCATGACAATCTGAAGCGGGCGCTTGAAACCGTGAATGAAGAGCAACGTGCTGCGTCAGCGGCCCTGTTTGAGGGGATCGAGCTGACTTTGCGCGAATTGCTCAATGTCTTTACCAAGCATGGCATCACCGTGATTGATCCGCAGGTCGGAGACCGATTCGATCCGCAGCATCACGAGGCGATGTTCGAGGCGCCGTTGCCCGGCACCAAGGCAGGAGAGATCATTCAGGTCTCGACTCAGGGCTTCATGCTGCATGATCGCATTTTGCGCCCGGCACAGGTGGGCGTATCCTCGAATCGTGGATGA
- the hrcA gene encoding heat-inducible transcriptional repressor HrcA: protein MTDAASILEQLNDRSREVFRRVVESYLANGDPVGSRTLTRDFSEKVSAATIRNVMQDLEYMGLLGSPHISAGRIPTQEGLRMFVDGLLEVSNLEATDRQAIDATVGSNSQDVGGVLDRIGAALSGVTRGASLVLAPKHEAPIKHIEFVSLGHDRALVVLVFSDGHVENRIFTPPPGQTPSSMREAANFLNALIEGKTLSDLQTVISRQIAARRQEIDQLARDLIDSGLAVWEGEGDKYERLIVRGRANLLNATSEEKDLERIRILFDDLERKRDIAEFLELADEGAGVRIFIGSENKLFSLSGSSLVVSPYMNADRKIIGAVGVIGPTRLNYGRIVPIVDYTAQLVGKLISDRS from the coding sequence ATGACAGACGCCGCCTCGATCCTGGAACAGCTCAACGATCGCTCGCGCGAAGTGTTTCGCCGCGTGGTCGAGAGCTATCTGGCCAATGGCGATCCGGTTGGGTCGCGCACCCTGACCCGTGACTTCAGCGAAAAGGTTAGTGCCGCCACGATCCGCAACGTGATGCAGGATCTGGAATATATGGGCCTGTTGGGCAGTCCGCATATCAGCGCGGGGCGCATTCCCACGCAAGAAGGCCTGCGGATGTTTGTCGATGGTCTGCTTGAGGTCAGCAATCTAGAGGCTACGGACCGGCAGGCGATTGATGCGACGGTCGGCAGCAATTCGCAGGATGTGGGCGGTGTGCTTGATCGCATCGGGGCTGCGCTCTCTGGTGTTACGCGGGGCGCATCGCTGGTTCTTGCGCCCAAGCATGAGGCGCCGATCAAACATATCGAATTTGTCAGTCTTGGCCATGACCGCGCTCTTGTGGTGTTGGTGTTTTCCGATGGGCATGTCGAGAACCGGATATTCACCCCGCCACCGGGCCAAACGCCAAGTTCCATGCGCGAGGCCGCGAATTTTCTTAACGCGCTGATCGAGGGCAAGACGCTCTCGGATTTGCAGACTGTGATCTCACGTCAGATTGCGGCGCGGCGGCAGGAGATTGATCAGCTTGCCCGCGACCTGATTGATAGCGGGCTTGCAGTGTGGGAAGGCGAGGGCGACAAATACGAGCGGCTGATTGTGCGAGGTCGCGCCAATCTGCTCAATGCGACCTCAGAGGAAAAGGATCTGGAACGGATTCGCATCCTGTTTGACGATCTCGAACGCAAGCGCGATATCGCTGAATTCCTTGAATTGGCCGATGAGGGGGCCGGAGTACGCATTTTTATTGGCTCCGAGAACAAACTTTTCTCACTTTCGGGTTCCTCTTTGGTGGTCTCTCCATATATGAACGCTGACCGTAAGATCATCGGTGCGGTAGGGGTTATCGGCCCCACGCGCCTCAATTACGGGCGGATTGTGCCGATTGTGGATTACACGGCGCAGCTCGTGGGTAAACTGATCTCCGACCGGAGCTAG
- a CDS encoding Hpt domain-containing protein codes for MMIDWDRVQDLRDEIGADAFAEVVELFLDEVDTEIGKLRLPNAGQNLEALLHFLKGSALNLGFTAFADLCHSGERAAAMGAGASVDLTAVLDCYAHSKSEFVAGLDRVIAA; via the coding sequence ATGATGATCGACTGGGACCGCGTGCAGGACCTGCGCGATGAAATCGGGGCAGACGCCTTTGCCGAGGTGGTAGAGCTTTTCCTTGACGAGGTGGATACCGAGATCGGGAAACTGCGCCTGCCAAACGCGGGCCAGAACCTTGAGGCGCTGTTGCATTTCCTAAAGGGCAGCGCGCTCAACCTCGGCTTTACCGCCTTTGCCGATCTCTGTCACAGCGGCGAACGCGCCGCCGCCATGGGCGCGGGTGCCAGCGTTGATCTGACCGCCGTGCTCGATTGTTACGCGCACTCGAAATCTGAATTCGTGGCCGGTCTTGATCGGGTTATCGCCGCCTGA
- the mutS gene encoding DNA mismatch repair protein MutS, whose translation MMAQYLEIKAQYPEALLFYRMGDFYELFFDDAAAAAEALDIALTKRGKHLEQDIPMCGVPVHAAEGYLLTLIRKGFRVAVCEQMEDPAEAKKRGAKSVVRREVVRLVTPGTLTEESLLEARRHNYLVSFATVRGAGALAWVDISTGAFHVMPLTPARLGPELARLAPREVLLTEADVANLGELVSESGASLTGLGQAAFDSTAGERRLCLLYGVDTLDAYGSFTRPEIAAMGAIVDWLDITQKGKLPLLQPPTRENEARVMQIDAATRRNLELTHSLNGGRAGSLLATIDRTVTAGGGRLLERRLSSPSRALDTVQSRLESVHFAVEQSRICAGLRESLRKVPDLDRALSRLGLDRGGPRDLAAVRNGLAQAMEIAQRLANTDLPPLLHQAALSLTGHDSLLDLLDQALVAEPPLLARDGGFIAPGYDRDLDEARQLRDEGRGVIARMQGDYITQTGIPSLKIKHNNVLGYFIEVTSTHADRMLSVPLNETFKHRQTTANQLRFTTVPLSEMETRILNAGGRALEIEKRLYDALKTEILDRAAEIAHCARALAELDLTTALADLARAENWCRPHVDQSRALNIVGGRHPVVERALRAQGGAPFIANDCDLGGKSDIWLLTGPNMAGKSTFLRQNALIALLAQIGSYVPATSAHIGLVSQLFSRVGASDDLARGRSTFMVEMVETAAILNQADDHALVILDEIGRGTATWDGLSIAWATLEHLHDVNACRALFATHYHELTHLSDKLDRVENATVSVKEHDGDVIFLHEVRRGVADRSYGVQVAKLAGLPASVVARARVVLDALEKGDREGHRAQKTLIDDLPLFAALAPPPAPKPPRESVVEKRLSAILPDALTPREALELIYELKSLSQEQADKAG comes from the coding sequence ATGATGGCACAATACCTAGAGATCAAGGCGCAATATCCCGAGGCGCTGCTTTTCTATCGCATGGGCGATTTTTACGAACTTTTCTTTGACGATGCCGCCGCCGCCGCCGAGGCGCTCGATATCGCGCTGACAAAGCGCGGCAAGCATCTCGAGCAGGATATTCCCATGTGCGGCGTGCCGGTCCATGCCGCCGAAGGCTATCTTTTAACCCTCATTCGCAAAGGGTTTCGCGTCGCCGTCTGCGAACAGATGGAGGATCCCGCCGAAGCCAAGAAGCGCGGGGCGAAATCCGTGGTCCGGCGCGAGGTGGTGCGCCTTGTAACCCCCGGCACCCTGACCGAGGAAAGCCTGCTTGAGGCACGCCGCCACAATTACCTTGTCAGTTTTGCAACTGTGCGTGGCGCGGGCGCGCTGGCTTGGGTCGATATTTCCACCGGCGCTTTTCATGTCATGCCCCTGACGCCCGCGCGCCTTGGCCCCGAATTGGCCCGCCTCGCCCCGCGCGAAGTGCTGCTGACCGAGGCGGATGTTGCAAATCTCGGCGAATTAGTCTCTGAATCCGGCGCTTCTCTCACCGGTCTGGGGCAGGCCGCGTTTGACAGCACAGCAGGCGAGCGACGGCTTTGCCTGCTCTATGGCGTTGACACGCTCGACGCCTATGGGTCTTTCACGCGCCCCGAAATCGCCGCGATGGGCGCGATCGTGGACTGGCTCGACATCACGCAAAAGGGCAAATTGCCCCTGTTGCAGCCCCCGACCCGCGAAAACGAGGCGCGTGTCATGCAGATCGACGCCGCCACCCGGCGCAATCTGGAATTAACCCACAGTCTAAATGGCGGCCGCGCCGGCTCGCTTCTTGCGACGATCGACAGAACCGTGACAGCGGGCGGCGGACGGCTCCTCGAACGTCGCCTCTCCAGCCCCAGCCGCGCGCTCGACACGGTACAATCCCGCCTTGAATCAGTGCATTTCGCGGTAGAACAGAGCCGCATTTGCGCAGGCCTGCGCGAATCCCTGCGCAAGGTGCCTGATCTTGACCGTGCTCTGTCACGCCTGGGCCTTGATCGTGGCGGTCCGCGCGATTTGGCGGCGGTGCGCAACGGGCTGGCACAGGCCATGGAAATTGCCCAGCGCCTCGCCAATACGGACCTTCCCCCGCTTTTGCACCAAGCTGCTCTGAGTCTGACCGGTCATGACAGCCTTCTTGACCTCCTCGATCAAGCCCTGGTCGCAGAACCGCCGCTTCTGGCGCGCGATGGCGGCTTTATCGCGCCGGGCTATGACAGAGACCTCGACGAAGCACGCCAATTGCGCGACGAAGGGCGCGGTGTGATCGCCCGAATGCAGGGCGACTATATCACCCAAACCGGCATTCCCTCGCTCAAGATCAAACATAACAACGTGCTGGGTTATTTCATCGAAGTGACCAGCACCCATGCCGACCGCATGCTGAGCGTGCCGTTGAACGAAACCTTCAAACACCGCCAAACCACGGCCAATCAGCTCCGGTTCACCACCGTGCCCCTGAGCGAGATGGAAACCCGGATTCTGAACGCAGGCGGTCGTGCGCTCGAGATCGAAAAGCGGCTCTATGATGCCCTGAAGACCGAGATTCTTGACCGCGCCGCCGAAATTGCACACTGCGCCCGCGCGCTCGCCGAACTAGACCTGACCACCGCTCTCGCCGATCTCGCGCGGGCTGAGAACTGGTGCCGCCCGCACGTAGACCAGAGCCGCGCGCTCAACATCGTAGGTGGGCGGCATCCCGTCGTGGAACGCGCCCTGCGCGCGCAGGGCGGCGCGCCCTTCATTGCCAATGATTGTGATCTGGGCGGCAAGAGCGATATTTGGCTGCTGACCGGCCCGAATATGGCGGGTAAATCCACCTTTCTGCGCCAGAACGCACTCATTGCCCTTTTGGCCCAAATCGGCAGCTATGTGCCTGCGACATCCGCCCATATCGGCTTGGTCAGCCAACTCTTTAGCCGCGTCGGCGCGTCAGACGATTTGGCGCGCGGGCGCTCGACCTTTATGGTCGAAATGGTCGAAACCGCTGCGATCCTGAATCAGGCAGACGATCATGCGCTGGTGATTCTTGATGAAATCGGGCGCGGCACAGCCACGTGGGACGGGCTCAGCATCGCATGGGCCACGCTGGAACATCTGCACGATGTCAACGCCTGCCGCGCGCTCTTTGCCACGCATTACCATGAATTGACCCATCTTAGTGACAAACTCGACCGCGTCGAGAACGCCACCGTAAGCGTCAAAGAGCACGACGGCGATGTCATTTTCCTGCACGAGGTGCGGCGGGGCGTTGCGGATCGTAGCTATGGCGTGCAGGTCGCCAAATTGGCCGGTCTCCCTGCCTCGGTGGTGGCGCGGGCACGGGTGGTGCTCGATGCGCTGGAAAAAGGCGACCGCGAAGGCCACCGCGCACAAAAAACGCTGATCGACGATCTACCGCTCTTTGCGGCACTCGCGCCGCCCCCAGCCCCTAAACCACCCCGCGAGTCGGTGGTGGAAAAGCGCCTGAGCGCGATCCTGCCCGATGCGCTTACGCCCCGCGAAGCGCTTGAACTGATTTATGAGTTGAAGTCGCTTAGTCAGGAACAGGCCGACAAGGCGGGGTAA
- the msrA gene encoding peptide-methionine (S)-S-oxide reductase MsrA — protein MLSNVRKLKAALLAGLIIVGLCVHGGRAHAAETETLIVAGGCFWCVESDFEQVRGVIAAESGFTGGTVKNPSYKQVTSGGTGHYEAVRLTFDPAQVTRAQLLHLFLRSVDPTDAGGQFCDRGDNYRTAIFVSDPAEKQIAEGAIAEAKSALGQKIVTPILNAQPFYAAEAYHQDYYKSSEIILTRFGPRTKASAYKLYRDACGRDTRVKELWGKDAPFAGHS, from the coding sequence ATGCTGAGCAATGTTCGGAAACTCAAGGCAGCGCTGCTCGCAGGGCTTATCATCGTTGGCCTGTGCGTCCACGGTGGACGTGCCCATGCGGCAGAAACAGAAACGCTCATCGTCGCAGGCGGCTGTTTCTGGTGTGTCGAATCAGATTTTGAACAGGTCCGGGGCGTCATCGCGGCCGAGTCGGGCTTTACCGGCGGCACGGTCAAGAACCCCAGCTACAAACAGGTCACATCCGGCGGCACCGGTCATTACGAGGCCGTGCGCCTTACCTTCGACCCCGCCCAAGTCACCCGCGCACAACTCCTGCACCTGTTCCTTCGCTCGGTCGATCCAACTGACGCAGGCGGTCAGTTCTGCGACCGGGGTGACAACTATCGCACCGCGATTTTCGTCTCTGATCCGGCAGAAAAACAGATCGCCGAGGGGGCCATCGCTGAGGCAAAATCAGCCTTGGGCCAGAAGATAGTGACCCCCATTCTCAATGCTCAGCCCTTCTATGCCGCCGAAGCCTATCATCAGGATTATTACAAAAGCAGCGAAATCATCCTCACGCGCTTTGGCCCCCGAACCAAAGCCAGCGCCTACAAACTCTATCGCGACGCCTGCGGCAGAGATACCCGCGTCAAAGAGCTTTGGGGCAAGGATGCGCCCTTCGCCGGTCACTCCTGA
- a CDS encoding argininosuccinate synthase yields MSAPKKVVLAYSGGLDTSIILKWLQTEYGCEVVTFTADLGQGEELDPARQKAEMLGIKPENIYIEDVREEFVRDFVFPMFRANALYEGLYLLGTSIARPLISKRLVEIAAMTGADAVAHGATGKGNDQVRFELAAYALNPDIKVIAPWRLWDLTSRTKLIAFAEENQIPIAKNKRGEAPFSVDANLLHTSSEGRVLEDPAEMAPDYVYQRTVSPEDAPDTPEFIEVSFERGDAVAINGTALSPATILTDLNEFGRKHGIGRLDFVENRFVGMKSRGIYETPGGTILLEAHRGIEQITLDSGAGHLKDSLMPRYAELIYNGFWFSPERYMLQAAIDKSQEHVTGTVRLKLYKGSVSCVGRWSDHSLYSEAHVTFEDDAGAYDQKDAAGFIQLNALRLKLLAARDRRLKG; encoded by the coding sequence ATGTCCGCGCCCAAGAAAGTTGTTCTGGCCTATTCCGGGGGCCTCGATACCTCGATCATCCTGAAATGGCTGCAGACCGAATATGGCTGCGAGGTTGTGACCTTCACCGCTGATCTCGGTCAGGGAGAGGAACTCGATCCCGCGCGGCAAAAGGCCGAGATGCTGGGGATAAAGCCCGAGAATATCTATATCGAGGATGTCCGCGAAGAATTCGTGCGCGATTTCGTCTTTCCGATGTTCCGCGCCAATGCGCTCTACGAAGGGCTCTACCTCTTGGGCACCTCCATCGCCCGCCCGCTGATTTCCAAACGTCTGGTCGAGATTGCCGCGATGACCGGTGCCGATGCCGTGGCCCATGGCGCCACCGGCAAGGGCAACGATCAGGTCCGGTTCGAGCTGGCCGCTTACGCGCTCAATCCCGATATCAAGGTGATCGCCCCTTGGCGTCTCTGGGATCTGACCAGCCGAACCAAGCTGATCGCCTTCGCCGAGGAAAACCAAATCCCGATCGCGAAAAACAAGCGTGGCGAGGCCCCCTTTTCGGTCGATGCCAACCTGCTGCACACCTCCTCCGAAGGCCGCGTGCTTGAGGACCCCGCCGAAATGGCCCCCGATTACGTGTATCAGCGCACCGTCAGCCCCGAAGACGCGCCCGATACGCCTGAGTTCATCGAAGTCAGCTTCGAGCGTGGCGATGCCGTGGCCATCAACGGCACCGCCCTCAGCCCCGCAACCATCCTGACCGACCTCAATGAATTTGGCCGCAAACACGGCATCGGGCGGCTCGATTTCGTGGAAAACCGCTTTGTCGGCATGAAGTCGCGCGGCATCTACGAAACACCCGGCGGCACCATCCTGCTCGAGGCGCATCGTGGCATCGAACAGATCACCCTTGATAGCGGCGCGGGCCATCTCAAGGATTCGCTCATGCCGCGCTATGCCGAACTGATCTACAACGGCTTCTGGTTCTCGCCCGAACGCTATATGCTTCAGGCCGCCATCGACAAAAGCCAGGAACATGTCACAGGCACCGTCCGCCTCAAACTCTACAAAGGCTCGGTGTCCTGTGTTGGCCGCTGGTCCGATCACAGCCTCTATTCCGAGGCCCACGTCACCTTTGAAGATGACGCTGGCGCCTATGATCAAAAAGACGCGGCCGGCTTCATCCAACTCAACGCGCTGCGCCTAAAACTCCTTGCAGCGCGCGACCGCAGGCTCAAGGGCTAA
- a CDS encoding ribokinase — protein sequence MIFNLGSINADHVYRLAQLPHAGETVTAQGYARLLGGKGANQSIAVARAGGQVVHIGAVGADGDWMVELLSADGVDVRHVRRDQGASGHAVVTVEQSGENAILIHAGANRALRIEDVEAALAEAGPGDWLMLQNETNVQVEAARMAQDRGMRVAYSAAPFDEAALRAVLPHVTLLMVNEGEAAQMTQAMGAVQVPMLCVTRGARGVLWTEAGCRDAVTIPARKVVPVDTTGAGDTLAGYLVAGLAAGLNPERALQGAVGAAALAVTRPGASGAIPLAAEVAAFLGQE from the coding sequence ATGATTTTCAATCTCGGGTCGATCAATGCCGATCATGTCTATCGCCTGGCGCAGTTGCCGCATGCGGGTGAGACTGTCACGGCGCAGGGCTATGCGCGGTTGCTGGGTGGCAAGGGGGCGAACCAATCGATTGCCGTGGCTCGGGCCGGGGGGCAAGTGGTGCATATCGGCGCTGTGGGCGCGGATGGCGATTGGATGGTGGAGCTTTTGTCTGCGGATGGCGTGGATGTGCGGCATGTGCGCCGGGACCAAGGGGCGTCGGGCCATGCGGTGGTTACAGTTGAGCAGAGCGGCGAGAATGCGATTTTGATCCACGCCGGGGCCAATCGGGCCTTGCGGATAGAGGATGTTGAGGCCGCGTTGGCGGAGGCGGGGCCGGGCGATTGGCTCATGCTACAGAATGAGACGAATGTGCAGGTTGAGGCGGCGCGCATGGCCCAAGACAGGGGGATGCGTGTCGCCTATTCTGCTGCGCCTTTTGATGAGGCGGCGCTGCGGGCGGTTCTGCCCCATGTCACCCTTTTGATGGTGAACGAGGGGGAGGCGGCGCAGATGACGCAGGCCATGGGCGCGGTTCAGGTGCCGATGCTGTGTGTTACGCGGGGCGCGCGCGGTGTTCTCTGGACAGAGGCAGGATGCCGAGATGCAGTCACTATTCCGGCGCGAAAGGTTGTTCCGGTGGATACGACTGGCGCCGGTGACACCCTGGCCGGGTATTTGGTGGCTGGGTTGGCTGCGGGCCTGAACCCAGAGCGGGCGTTGCAAGGGGCGGTTGGCGCTGCCGCCCTTGCGGTTACGCGCCCCGGAGCATCAGGAGCGATCCCCCTGGCGGCCGAGGTGGCCGCGTTTCTTGGTCAGGAGTGA
- the tmpT gene encoding thiopurine S-methyltransferase yields MEADFWHTRWENMQIGFHEGDVNRMLAAHIGALGLKPGARIFLPLCGKTRDIAWLLAQGYRVAGAELSDIAVRQLFEELGTVPEITDHGTLRAYAAPGVTVFAGDIFALTPDLLGSVDAIYDRAALVALPPDMRTRYTTHIVALTATAPQLLITFEYDPAIMAGPPFCVTFDEVSRHYATQYRITTLANLDVPGGLKGVCPAREMALHLTPL; encoded by the coding sequence ATGGAGGCCGATTTCTGGCATACCCGTTGGGAAAACATGCAGATCGGCTTTCATGAAGGCGACGTAAACCGCATGCTTGCGGCCCATATCGGCGCGCTTGGTCTCAAGCCAGGCGCGCGGATTTTTCTGCCCCTCTGTGGCAAAACCCGCGATATCGCCTGGCTCTTGGCCCAAGGCTACCGCGTCGCAGGCGCGGAACTCAGTGACATCGCCGTGCGCCAGCTTTTCGAGGAGCTGGGCACCGTGCCGGAAATCACCGATCACGGCACCCTTCGCGCCTATGCCGCCCCCGGCGTCACTGTGTTTGCGGGCGACATTTTCGCGCTCACCCCCGATCTGCTCGGCTCTGTCGATGCAATCTATGACCGCGCCGCGCTGGTGGCGCTGCCGCCCGATATGCGCACCCGCTACACCACGCATATTGTGGCCCTTACGGCCACCGCCCCACAATTGCTCATAACCTTCGAATACGATCCCGCGATCATGGCGGGCCCACCGTTTTGCGTCACCTTCGATGAGGTGAGCCGCCACTACGCCACTCAGTACCGGATCACCACGCTCGCCAATCTCGACGTGCCCGGCGGGCTCAAGGGCGTCTGCCCCGCACGCGAAATGGCGCTGCATCTCACACCGCTCTAG
- the ilvA gene encoding threonine ammonia-lyase IlvA — translation MTEFQENARAAEAAMRAVFEPTPLQRNDHLSERYGAEILLKREDLSPVRSYKLRGAFNAMRKVLAARPDTATFVCASAGNHAQGVAYMCRHFGVKGVIFMPVTTPQQKIGKTEKFGGDAVAIRLTGDYFDDTLAAAQAYCAQVGGHFLSPFDDEDVIEGQASVAVEIEAQLGGMPDRLILPVGGGGLSAGVRSYVGARAALTLVEPAGGACLGAALAAGEPVRLRHVNTFADGAAVAQIGARTFARLADMEPSAAMVIEEDRLCTTMLEMLNIEGIVLEPAGALAVDALKDMADVIRGKTVVCVTSGGNFDFERLPEVKERAQRFSGVKKYFILRMPQRPGALREFLEILGPEDDIARFEYLKKSARNFGSVLIGIETTRPENFAPILTRLDAAGFEYRDITRDEVLAEFLI, via the coding sequence ATGACCGAGTTTCAGGAAAATGCCCGCGCCGCAGAGGCCGCGATGCGCGCCGTGTTCGAGCCGACACCGCTCCAACGCAATGATCACCTGTCCGAGCGCTATGGTGCTGAAATCCTGCTTAAGCGCGAGGATCTGAGCCCGGTGCGGTCCTACAAGCTGCGCGGCGCGTTCAATGCGATGCGCAAGGTGCTGGCGGCGCGGCCAGATACGGCGACGTTTGTCTGTGCAAGTGCGGGCAATCACGCGCAGGGCGTGGCCTATATGTGCCGGCATTTTGGGGTCAAAGGCGTGATTTTCATGCCGGTGACGACGCCACAGCAAAAGATCGGCAAGACCGAGAAGTTTGGCGGCGATGCCGTGGCGATCCGGCTGACGGGCGATTATTTCGACGACACGCTGGCGGCGGCGCAGGCCTATTGCGCGCAGGTTGGTGGGCATTTTCTATCGCCGTTTGATGATGAGGATGTGATTGAGGGGCAGGCATCCGTTGCGGTCGAGATCGAGGCGCAGTTGGGTGGCATGCCGGATCGTTTAATCCTGCCGGTGGGCGGTGGCGGGTTATCGGCGGGGGTGCGCAGCTATGTGGGCGCACGTGCCGCGCTGACGCTGGTGGAACCGGCGGGGGGTGCCTGTCTGGGTGCGGCGCTGGCGGCGGGTGAACCTGTGCGCTTGCGGCATGTGAACACCTTTGCCGATGGGGCGGCTGTGGCGCAGATCGGGGCACGCACATTCGCGCGGCTGGCGGATATGGAGCCAAGTGCAGCGATGGTGATCGAAGAGGATCGGCTTTGCACCACGATGCTGGAGATGCTGAATATCGAGGGGATCGTGCTTGAGCCTGCGGGGGCGCTGGCGGTTGATGCGCTCAAGGATATGGCGGATGTGATCCGGGGCAAGACGGTTGTTTGTGTGACCTCTGGCGGGAATTTCGATTTCGAGCGCTTGCCGGAGGTGAAGGAGCGGGCGCAGCGGTTTTCGGGGGTGAAGAAGTATTTTATCCTGCGAATGCCGCAGCGGCCCGGCGCGCTGCGCGAGTTTCTGGAAATTCTGGGACCCGAGGATGATATTGCCCGGTTTGAATACCTCAAGAAATCGGCGCGCAACTTTGGCTCTGTGCTGATTGGGATCGAGACGACGCGGCCCGAGAATTTTGCGCCGATCCTGACGCGGCTGGATGCTGCCGGGTTTGAATATCGCGATATCACGCGCGATGAGGTGCTGGCCGAGTTCCTGATCTGA